Proteins encoded in a region of the Deltaproteobacteria bacterium genome:
- a CDS encoding DUF3108 domain-containing protein has protein sequence IPITNGLKSTMVPVRVIRREMVQLPSGTFDAYLLEPETTRLGGVFRKSKNPKIQVWLSADKRRLPVKIKIKVLLGSIICELTSFEEH, from the coding sequence ATACCAATAACCAACGGCCTGAAAAGTACCATGGTGCCGGTCAGGGTAATTCGCAGGGAAATGGTGCAATTGCCGAGCGGCACTTTTGATGCCTACTTGCTGGAGCCTGAAACCACCCGCCTTGGAGGGGTATTCAGAAAAAGCAAGAATCCTAAGATTCAGGTGTGGTTGTCAGCTGACAAAAGACGACTTCCGGTAAAAATCAAGATCAAAGTCCTTCTCGGCAGCATCATTTGTGAACTCACATCTTTTGAGGAGCACTAA